From the Amia ocellicauda isolate fAmiCal2 chromosome 21, fAmiCal2.hap1, whole genome shotgun sequence genome, one window contains:
- the sgpp1b gene encoding sphingosine-1-phosphate phosphatase 1, which yields MATDANTGFLQLLEYLQDPYKVARFQQLCGVQGTFPEAGEPERHSPHPCERGSGDGGCDGPRPRKGAAPANNGKRDDSCRNGLRNGAAGAGEEARLGAPLAGRQAAAAGVGGDAAPEGNRAAAKDRANGQSKSTARRRNSLTDEAGQEFVIRNKFLFYLFTFGTELGNELFYITFFPFFIWNVDAYVSRRLILVWVWVMYLGQCTKDVVRRSRPSSPPVVKVEMFYNSEYSMPSTHAMSGTAIPFSLFLLTYGRWEYPFMLGLVAALSWCTLVCISRIYMGMHSILDVIVGFLYSIVILVAFQPALDMIDRFNLTFRYAPLIIISLHLGMGLFSFTLDTWSTSRGDTAQILGTGAGVACASHLNYLLGLMPDAPPSQLPFTPPPLSAALVGMAGLRFVLGVAVLLATRAVMKALTIPLACRLFNVPCQDVRLARQRMEVELPYRYIVYGTVGFNALFLVPALFTYLNLF from the exons ATGGCCACCGACGCGAACACCGGcttcctgcagctgctggaatACCTGCAGGACCCGTACAAGGTGGCTCGGTTTCAGCAGCTCTGCGGGGTGCAGGGCACCTTCCCGGAGGCTGGGGAGCCGGAGCGGCACAGCCCGCACCCCTGTGAGCGGGGCAGCGGGGACGGGGGATGCGACGGGCCCCGGCCGAGGAAGGGCGCCGCACCTGCGAATAACGGCAAGCGCGACGACAGCTGCAGAAACGGCCTCCGCAACGGCGCCGCCGGGGCCGGGGAGGAGGCGAGGCTCGGCGCGCCCCTTGCCGGGCGCCAGGCAGCGGCAGCCGGCGTGGGGGGAGACGCTGCTCCGGAGGGGAACCGAGCGGCCGCCAAGGACCGCGCCAACGGCCAGAGCAAGAGCACGGCGCGGCGGCGTAACTCTCTGACCGACGAGGCCGGCCAGGAGTTCGTCATCCGGAACAAGTTCCTCTTCTACCTGTTCACCTTCGGCACCGAGCTGGGCAACGAGCTCTTCTACATCACCTTCTTCCCCTTCTTCATCTGGAACGTGGACGCCTACGTGAGCCGGCGGCTGATCCTGGTGTGGGTGTGGGTCATGTACCTGGGCCAGTGCACCAAGGACGTGGTGCGCCGCTCCCGGCCCAGCTCCCCGCCCGTGGTCAAGGTGGAGATGTTCTACAACTCGGAGTACAGCATGCCCTCCACGCACGCCATGTCCGGCACGGCCATCCCCTTCTCGCTGTTCCTCCTGACCTACGGGCGGTGGGAG TACCCCTTCATGCTGGGCCTGGTGGCGGCGCTGAGCTGGTGCACTCTGGTATGCATCAGCAGGATCTACATGGGCATGCACTCCATTCTG GACGTCATCGTGGGCTTCCTGTACAGCATCGTGATCCTGGTGGCCTTCCAGCCAGCGTTGGACATGATCGACCGCTTCAACCTGACCTTCCGCTACGCACcgctcatcatcatcagcctgcACCTGGGCATGGGGCTGTTCTCCTTCACCCTGGACACCTGGAGCACCTCCCGGGGCGACACGGCGCAGATCCTGGGCACCGGGGCCGGCGTGGCCTGCGCCTCGCACCTCAACTACCTGCTGGGCCTGATGCCCGACGCGCCGCCGTCGCAGCTGCCCTTCACCCCGCCGCCCCTGAGCGCTGCCCTGGTGGGCATGGCGGGGCTGCGCTTCGTGCTGGGCGTGGCGGTGCTGCTGGCCACCCGCGCTGTCATGAAGGCGCTGACCATCCCGCTGGCCTGCCGGCTGTTCAACGTGCCGTGCCAGGACGTGCGCCTGGCCCGCCAGCGCATGGAGGTGGAGCTGCCGTACCGCTACATCGTCTACGGCACCGTGGGCTTCAACGCGCTCTTCCTCGTGCCCGCGCTCTTCACCTACCTCAACCTGTTctga